The Chryseobacterium suipulveris genome window below encodes:
- a CDS encoding site-specific integrase yields MNIKYHAQFLLDREKDNPTAKLRYRIKWDGNIVAFNLGYRVEVQKWSTETQRCKANTTHGNKKVSASVINRKIQLFESACEKTFQKYEIDDLIPNQDQFREWFNVEIGRTPKEELKSEKNFFVIYDMFVNEESINSQWNFRTLQKMKTQKKVLEEFDHDISFEKFNEQYLSNYQRYLEGKNHKNSTISKELAALKWFLKWAMKKGYTKSGEFEKFKPKIKNVQKKIIFLNKSELKRFTEYEIPTDKSYLEKIRDVFLFQCFTGLRYSDVFNLKRSDVKDGYLEITTLKTADNLIIELNSYSRKLLNKYIDVEFEHNKALPVISNQKMNDYLKELAELAEIDELVTQTYFKGNERIEEVLPKYSLMSTHAGRRTFVCNALSLGIPPQVVMKWTGHSDYKAMKPYIDIADEIKATAMEKFDSF; encoded by the coding sequence ATGAATATAAAATATCACGCTCAATTTCTTCTTGATAGGGAAAAAGACAACCCTACTGCAAAACTGCGATATCGCATTAAGTGGGATGGCAACATTGTGGCTTTCAATTTGGGATATAGGGTAGAAGTACAAAAATGGAGCACAGAAACACAACGCTGTAAAGCAAATACAACTCATGGAAACAAAAAAGTCTCGGCAAGTGTTATAAATAGAAAGATACAGTTATTTGAATCCGCTTGTGAGAAAACTTTTCAGAAATATGAAATTGATGATTTGATACCTAACCAAGACCAGTTTAGGGAATGGTTTAATGTTGAGATTGGAAGAACGCCTAAGGAAGAACTGAAATCTGAAAAGAATTTTTTTGTGATATATGATATGTTTGTTAATGAAGAATCAATTAACAGTCAATGGAATTTCAGGACTCTTCAAAAAATGAAAACGCAGAAAAAAGTATTGGAAGAATTTGACCATGATATTTCGTTTGAGAAATTTAATGAGCAATATCTTTCAAATTATCAGCGATATTTAGAAGGGAAGAATCACAAGAATTCAACAATTTCAAAAGAGCTTGCTGCATTGAAGTGGTTTTTGAAATGGGCTATGAAGAAAGGTTATACAAAAAGTGGAGAGTTTGAAAAGTTTAAACCAAAAATTAAAAATGTTCAAAAGAAAATCATTTTTTTGAACAAGTCTGAGTTAAAGAGATTTACTGAATATGAAATACCTACGGATAAAAGCTATCTTGAAAAAATAAGAGATGTTTTTTTATTTCAATGCTTTACGGGATTGAGATATTCGGATGTGTTTAATTTGAAAAGATCTGATGTAAAGGACGGTTACTTAGAGATAACAACACTCAAAACAGCAGATAATTTGATAATAGAATTGAATAGTTATAGCCGAAAACTTCTAAACAAATATATCGATGTAGAATTTGAGCATAATAAAGCTTTGCCTGTAATCAGTAATCAAAAAATGAACGATTATTTAAAAGAACTAGCTGAATTAGCTGAGATAGATGAACTAGTTACCCAAACTTATTTTAAAGGTAATGAAAGGATTGAAGAAGTTTTACCAAAATATTCACTTATGAGTACTCATGCAGGTAGGAGAACCTTTGTTTGCAATGCTTTGTCTTTGGGAATTCCACCTCAAGTGGTTATGAAATGGACAGGACATAGTGATTATAAGGCAATGAAGCCATATATTGATATTGCTGATGAAATAAAAGCAACAGCTATGGAGAAGTTTGATTCTTTTTAA
- a CDS encoding DUF3853 family protein — protein sequence MEDYNRPIWQLTIGEFVEILDARKQESSEPPPQEKVFNEKYVYGLSGLARILGCSKNHAGKLKSKGIFDEAIIQNGRKIIIDSEKALELFKDNS from the coding sequence ATGGAAGATTATAATAGACCAATTTGGCAATTGACCATAGGAGAATTTGTGGAAATTTTAGATGCCAGAAAACAAGAATCATCAGAACCCCCCCCACAAGAAAAGGTATTTAATGAAAAGTATGTTTACGGTCTTTCTGGATTAGCAAGAATATTGGGATGCTCTAAAAATCATGCAGGAAAATTGAAAAGTAAGGGAATTTTTGATGAAGCCATCATTCAAAATGGGAGAAAAATTATCATTGATTCGGAAAAAGCATTAGAACTTTTTAAAGATAACAGCTGA
- a CDS encoding DUF3853 family protein, with translation MENITPQTPLCNLTVKEFLEISKNLNSENMYEYGLKGLAKILGCSISKASKIKSSGILDEAIIQKGNIIIIDKKKAIELFASS, from the coding sequence ATGGAAAACATAACCCCACAAACACCTCTTTGCAATCTGACCGTAAAAGAATTTTTAGAGATATCTAAAAATTTAAATTCTGAAAATATGTATGAATACGGTTTAAAAGGTTTGGCAAAAATTCTGGGCTGTTCCATTTCAAAAGCATCCAAGATTAAATCTTCAGGAATTTTGGATGAAGCCATCATTCAGAAAGGAAACATCATCATCATCGACAAGAAAAAGGCTATAGAACTTTTTGCAAGCAGTTAG
- a CDS encoding ribonuclease H family protein — translation MYYLELIDRFWDFNQKARLGSSAISLYLYLLKLGKDNDSYKVVISDVALGNALGITRKTVKPTKDKLRELGLVEFESKSGFPCNYRILLNYLSDIPILEKIEKEKIEKVPSLEIVEKHETLKRSDSSKEVVPKISKSSDKVSITDTSKSSKSKIIPELEEFIQFATTLEDYQPLLDSVIEEKYHSWLENDWRNSSGRPISNWKSSLKSILPYLKNSQNDDTVSVDSIPNIKRPKTS, via the coding sequence ATGTATTACTTGGAACTTATCGACCGATTTTGGGACTTCAATCAGAAGGCAAGACTTGGCTCTTCGGCAATTTCGCTCTATCTGTACCTTTTGAAATTAGGAAAGGACAACGATAGTTATAAGGTCGTTATTTCCGATGTTGCACTCGGTAATGCATTGGGAATAACTAGAAAAACCGTAAAACCGACCAAAGATAAACTTCGCGAGTTGGGTCTTGTTGAATTTGAGTCCAAAAGTGGATTTCCTTGTAATTACAGAATTCTGTTAAATTACTTATCTGATATTCCCATACTGGAGAAAATAGAGAAGGAAAAAATCGAAAAAGTACCAAGTTTGGAGATTGTTGAAAAACATGAAACTTTAAAGAGAAGCGATTCGTCCAAGGAAGTTGTTCCCAAAATCAGTAAATCTAGTGATAAAGTTTCCATTACTGATACTTCCAAAAGCAGCAAGTCAAAAATTATTCCCGAATTGGAAGAATTTATTCAGTTTGCAACAACTTTAGAGGATTATCAGCCTCTTTTGGACTCTGTAATTGAAGAAAAATATCATTCGTGGTTAGAAAACGACTGGCGGAATAGTTCTGGAAGACCCATTTCCAACTGGAAATCCTCATTAAAAAGTATCCTGCCCTATTTGAAGAATAGTCAAAATGATGATACAGTTTCCGTCGATTCCATTCCAAATATCAAACGACCGAAAACATCATGA
- a CDS encoding toprim domain-containing protein, with translation MNCEKVKQNVGIRAVLESFGLFPVKENPKTAFYFALDREEKIPSLAVDFVKNKAFDFGNGKSYDVISIVQQIKKCSVSEALKCLSTLDFRVQNEIKYHETTGQTCNQILEIKEIQHPALIQYLKSRRVFEQKHRVKEIHYELKGRKYFGIGFQNKSGGFEIRNPQSKICLGKKDVTLIVNDNNLKNEILIFEGFFDYLTYRNLDKSDNSNCDYLTLNSTAMFFKVEEKLKQYEKISLFLDNDKNGKSVKLKIKSQYKNVEDCSLIYHNFKDLNEWFCNI, from the coding sequence ATGAATTGCGAAAAAGTCAAGCAAAACGTCGGAATTCGGGCGGTTTTGGAGTCGTTCGGGCTGTTTCCGGTCAAAGAAAATCCGAAAACTGCGTTTTATTTTGCGTTGGACCGGGAGGAAAAAATTCCAAGTCTGGCGGTCGATTTTGTCAAAAACAAGGCGTTCGATTTTGGAAATGGAAAAAGTTACGATGTGATTTCAATTGTCCAACAGATAAAGAAATGTTCCGTTTCAGAAGCATTGAAATGCCTTTCAACATTGGATTTTAGAGTTCAAAATGAAATAAAATATCACGAAACTACTGGTCAAACATGCAATCAGATTTTAGAAATCAAAGAAATCCAGCATCCTGCATTAATTCAGTATCTGAAGTCCCGAAGAGTTTTTGAGCAAAAGCATAGGGTTAAGGAAATTCACTACGAATTGAAAGGAAGAAAATATTTCGGAATTGGATTTCAGAATAAGTCCGGAGGTTTTGAGATTCGCAATCCACAGTCAAAAATATGTTTGGGAAAAAAGGATGTGACGTTGATTGTTAATGATAACAATCTCAAGAACGAGATTCTCATATTTGAGGGCTTTTTCGATTATCTGACCTACCGAAATTTAGACAAATCAGATAATTCAAACTGTGATTACTTGACTTTAAATTCAACTGCAATGTTTTTCAAGGTGGAAGAAAAACTGAAACAATATGAGAAAATTTCACTTTTTCTAGACAATGATAAGAATGGGAAATCGGTTAAATTAAAAATTAAAAGTCAATACAAAAATGTAGAGGATTGCTCTTTAATTTATCATAATTTTAAGGACTTGAACGAGTGGTTTTGTAATATTTGA
- a CDS encoding IS1182 family transposase — protein MQGRKDFTPKLFYELSLDRLVPADNLYRKVNQELDLHFLYQSTQKYYGTEGQQSIDPVVFFKILLVGYLNNINSDRALLRYCSNSLDVRLFLGYDLDEDLPWHSTLSRTRQLFGEELFLELFRKVLSLCVQKGMVRGKRIAVDSAFIKANASMDSLVEKEVLEDASAFVDELEENSEYKVTTARKKLVDRHHNWKREAYKDMPGNTKTERKDEDGNEIRPKFLSNHTHYSPTDPDAKISVKPGKARQLNYSGQLAVDDAHHLITGACASTAGSKDSAILPDIMNQTLENLSLNQIQIDEVLADAGYSSGEALKYCKEKGINAYVPNFGQYKPEREGFYYNKSENRYECQKPGGNHAVLLFKGTKTDSKGYSKNIYRSSEKDCGKCPLRAECCGKVTKFKKLDDSIYKPLYDEMHEKLNRNPNYTRFLTKRRSSRVEPVLGTLINHHNMKRVNTRGIKNANKHVLMAALTYNLKKYLKFFTRKVHRNAQIMNLPKGKFWFWQNLIPNASITSI, from the coding sequence ATGCAAGGACGAAAAGATTTTACCCCGAAACTGTTTTATGAGCTGAGCTTAGACCGTTTGGTTCCCGCAGATAACCTTTATCGCAAAGTAAACCAAGAATTGGATTTGCATTTCTTGTATCAATCTACCCAAAAATATTATGGCACAGAAGGCCAGCAGAGCATTGATCCAGTGGTTTTCTTCAAGATACTTTTAGTAGGCTATCTCAACAACATTAACAGCGATCGGGCTTTACTGCGCTACTGCAGCAACAGTCTGGATGTGCGTCTTTTTCTGGGCTATGACCTGGACGAGGATCTTCCATGGCATTCTACCCTGAGCCGTACGAGGCAGCTCTTTGGCGAGGAACTTTTTCTGGAGCTCTTCCGAAAAGTGCTTTCGCTGTGTGTGCAGAAAGGTATGGTTCGGGGCAAACGCATAGCCGTAGACTCCGCCTTCATCAAAGCCAATGCAAGCATGGATTCCTTGGTGGAGAAAGAAGTTTTAGAAGACGCTTCCGCCTTCGTGGATGAGTTGGAGGAGAACAGTGAATACAAGGTGACCACTGCGCGAAAAAAGCTGGTGGATCGTCACCATAACTGGAAACGTGAAGCCTATAAAGATATGCCCGGCAATACGAAAACTGAACGCAAAGATGAAGATGGGAATGAAATACGCCCTAAGTTTTTGAGCAATCACACGCATTACAGCCCCACAGATCCCGATGCGAAAATCTCTGTAAAACCCGGAAAAGCACGCCAGCTGAATTATTCCGGACAGCTGGCTGTAGATGATGCGCACCATCTCATTACCGGCGCGTGCGCCAGCACAGCGGGGAGTAAAGATTCTGCGATTTTACCCGATATTATGAATCAGACACTCGAAAATCTGTCTCTAAACCAAATACAGATTGATGAAGTCCTGGCCGATGCCGGATACAGCAGCGGCGAGGCCTTAAAGTACTGCAAAGAGAAAGGAATCAACGCCTATGTGCCCAACTTCGGACAGTATAAACCCGAACGCGAAGGATTTTATTACAACAAATCCGAAAACCGTTACGAATGCCAAAAGCCCGGCGGAAACCATGCCGTATTGCTCTTCAAAGGCACCAAAACCGACAGCAAAGGCTACTCGAAGAACATTTACCGAAGTTCAGAAAAGGACTGCGGCAAATGTCCCTTACGGGCGGAATGCTGCGGAAAGGTCACGAAGTTCAAGAAACTGGATGACAGCATCTACAAACCACTGTACGATGAAATGCACGAAAAACTCAACCGAAATCCCAATTACACGCGGTTCTTAACCAAACGCCGAAGCTCGCGCGTAGAGCCGGTGCTGGGAACCCTCATCAACCATCATAACATGAAAAGAGTGAATACCCGAGGAATAAAAAATGCCAACAAACACGTTCTGATGGCTGCCCTCACCTACAATCTGAAGAAATACCTGAAGTTCTTCACCCGAAAAGTGCACCGCAATGCCCAAATCATGAACCTTCCGAAGGGGAAGTTTTGGTTTTGGCAGAACCTCATTCCCAACGCTTCAATAACCTCCATCTAA
- a CDS encoding tyrosine-type recombinase/integrase has product MSLHFGKIPTELDPEQIHDYLFYLQKKSKSPSQSYFKHTVYGLRFLLKSEGLSYDYLSLPEIKREKKLPVVLSKQEVWQMLSGCKLLKHKILIGILYGCGLRCMEVRNLRLCDLDFGRKQLKVVQGKGKKDRYLPLSEHLIRGLKKYIEAEKPEDYLFGEPRGGRAGGDFDSRYSQRGVQWAVKQASKTANILKEVSVHTLRHSFATHLLEDGMDILSIKNLLGHESIDTTLVYLQIAQLSTQKLFSPLDTLFSEFGKK; this is encoded by the coding sequence GTGTCGCTACATTTCGGAAAAATTCCTACAGAATTGGATCCCGAGCAAATTCACGATTACCTTTTTTACCTTCAGAAAAAATCAAAATCACCTTCACAGTCGTATTTTAAACACACCGTTTACGGACTTCGATTTCTGCTTAAATCGGAAGGTTTGAGCTATGATTATTTGAGTCTTCCGGAAATTAAAAGAGAGAAAAAACTGCCTGTAGTGCTTAGTAAACAGGAGGTTTGGCAGATGTTGTCCGGCTGTAAACTTTTAAAACATAAAATTTTGATCGGCATTCTTTACGGCTGCGGATTGCGCTGTATGGAAGTTCGAAATCTCCGTTTGTGCGACTTAGATTTTGGTCGAAAACAACTCAAAGTGGTTCAGGGAAAAGGCAAAAAAGACCGCTATTTACCACTTTCCGAACATCTGATTCGTGGGCTCAAAAAGTATATCGAAGCGGAAAAACCGGAAGATTATCTCTTTGGAGAACCTCGTGGAGGGCGTGCTGGTGGCGATTTCGATTCCCGTTACTCCCAGCGCGGCGTTCAGTGGGCGGTAAAGCAGGCATCAAAAACGGCAAATATCCTGAAAGAAGTGAGTGTCCATACGCTTCGGCACAGTTTTGCGACGCATCTTCTGGAAGATGGGATGGATATTTTGAGCATCAAAAATCTTCTCGGTCACGAAAGTATCGATACCACGCTGGTTTATCTTCAAATTGCCCAGCTTTCAACCCAAAAACTCTTTTCACCGCTCGATACCCTTTTTTCAGAATTTGGGAAAAAATGA
- a CDS encoding IS91 family transposase — MSGLKTSKKQSVQPQSQPQYEVADVLNKLGSKLEDLGLNSWQLRTLSALKKCRTSALGGHIDACDECGNVSISYNSCRNRHCPKCQSKNREQWIENRETELLPVPYFHVVFTLPDVLNKTALHEPKMLYDFLFESAWETLQTFGENRGLKMGMIAVLHTWGQNLSLHPHLHCIVPGGGVDESGAWKNLRSDGKFLFPVKALSKVFRAKFCEKLKDKNFEEYTKIRQNLWEKSWVVYAKKPFGSPKSVVEYLGRYTHKIAISNQRIRKIDAETVTFSYKDYRQKGIKKQMVLSHEEFIRRFVMHILPKRFVKIRHYGFLSSTWKRIKLKNLQQNLGIQPKEKLPPKAFQPKCTCCKDGNLVTIATFDLRGPPSWFLEMSRNLPAPKSAF, encoded by the coding sequence ATGAGCGGTTTAAAAACCTCAAAAAAACAGTCAGTTCAACCTCAATCTCAACCTCAATACGAAGTCGCCGATGTTTTAAACAAATTAGGTTCAAAATTGGAAGATTTAGGACTTAATTCTTGGCAATTACGAACACTTTCAGCGTTGAAAAAATGCCGTACCTCTGCTTTGGGTGGTCATATTGACGCTTGTGATGAATGTGGAAATGTAAGCATCAGTTACAACTCCTGCCGAAACCGTCATTGCCCAAAATGTCAGAGCAAAAACCGAGAGCAATGGATTGAAAATCGGGAAACCGAACTGCTTCCGGTACCTTATTTCCACGTGGTTTTTACGCTTCCTGATGTATTGAACAAAACCGCGCTTCACGAGCCCAAAATGTTGTACGATTTTTTATTTGAATCTGCCTGGGAAACGCTTCAAACGTTTGGTGAAAATCGAGGTTTAAAAATGGGAATGATTGCTGTTTTGCACACTTGGGGGCAGAATCTGAGCCTTCATCCGCATTTGCACTGCATTGTTCCGGGCGGTGGAGTGGATGAAAGCGGAGCTTGGAAAAATCTACGTTCAGACGGCAAATTTTTGTTTCCGGTAAAGGCTTTGAGTAAAGTTTTCAGGGCTAAATTTTGTGAGAAATTAAAAGATAAAAACTTTGAAGAGTATACCAAAATCAGGCAAAATCTGTGGGAAAAGTCTTGGGTTGTTTACGCCAAAAAGCCTTTTGGAAGCCCAAAATCTGTGGTAGAATATTTGGGCAGATACACGCATAAAATCGCCATCAGCAACCAGAGAATCAGGAAAATTGACGCGGAAACGGTAACTTTTTCTTACAAAGATTACCGCCAAAAAGGCATCAAAAAGCAGATGGTTTTGAGCCATGAAGAGTTTATCCGCCGTTTTGTGATGCATATTTTACCGAAAAGATTTGTAAAAATCCGTCATTATGGTTTTTTGAGCAGCACCTGGAAGCGTATCAAACTTAAAAATCTACAACAAAATTTAGGCATCCAGCCCAAAGAAAAGCTTCCGCCAAAAGCTTTTCAGCCGAAATGTACGTGTTGTAAAGATGGAAATCTTGTGACGATTGCCACGTTCGATCTACGAGGTCCGCCAAGTTGGTTTTTGGAGATGAGCCGAAATTTACCTGCTCCTAAATCTGCATTTTAG
- a CDS encoding prolyl oligopeptidase family serine peptidase, with protein sequence MKRTIFTILATLLISFSFAQNYEQQIAKAEEFVSKKDFCNAYEIFKPLLIDSNQGTIYDYYYASLSAVNCKKDEDALNWLNVAAEKGLGLKDGEIDFIKKDKNFKELKSTEKWASIINTMQNKFADKKLIEEAKSKKWVSTITKNAIQKKRSKFNTANSGFALYYSSAENINVPYLVFVPKNYNANKPTKAIIYLHGGINSTENFNFDKPEITQEPIFKVADHFNSIIIYPFGKKDFGWMNQKKAFQNIYKILTQVKSTYNIDKKNIYLGGMSNGGTATFWFASQRPSIFTGFYAISANPKLEIGNINFNFDKPFYEIHTKDDSVFKFDDVEKIYNTNKSRNWHFESIANGDHGIIYQQNGNEVLENLLKELIENKNAR encoded by the coding sequence ATGAAAAGAACAATTTTTACAATTTTAGCAACTTTACTTATTAGTTTCTCTTTTGCTCAAAATTATGAACAACAAATAGCGAAAGCAGAAGAATTTGTAAGCAAAAAAGATTTTTGTAACGCTTATGAAATATTTAAACCTCTATTAATAGATAGTAATCAAGGTACCATATACGACTATTACTATGCTTCTCTTTCTGCTGTCAATTGTAAAAAAGACGAAGATGCTTTAAACTGGCTTAATGTTGCTGCTGAAAAAGGTTTAGGATTAAAAGATGGAGAAATAGATTTTATTAAAAAAGATAAAAATTTCAAGGAATTAAAAAGCACAGAAAAATGGGCTTCAATTATCAACACTATGCAAAATAAATTTGCAGATAAAAAATTAATTGAAGAAGCAAAATCTAAAAAATGGGTTTCCACTATAACAAAGAATGCTATTCAAAAAAAAAGATCAAAATTTAATACCGCCAATTCTGGCTTTGCATTATATTATTCAAGCGCGGAAAATATCAATGTTCCATATTTAGTCTTTGTTCCCAAAAATTACAACGCTAATAAACCTACAAAAGCGATAATATATCTACACGGAGGAATTAATTCGACAGAAAATTTCAATTTTGATAAACCTGAAATAACGCAAGAACCAATTTTTAAAGTTGCAGACCATTTTAATTCCATAATTATTTATCCATTTGGTAAGAAAGATTTTGGCTGGATGAATCAAAAAAAGGCTTTTCAGAACATCTATAAAATTCTGACTCAAGTTAAATCTACTTATAATATAGATAAAAAAAATATTTATTTGGGAGGAATGTCAAATGGTGGCACAGCAACTTTTTGGTTTGCTTCTCAAAGACCAAGTATTTTTACAGGTTTTTATGCGATTTCTGCTAATCCTAAATTAGAGATTGGAAATATTAATTTCAATTTCGATAAACCTTTTTATGAAATCCATACAAAAGATGATTCTGTTTTTAAGTTTGATGATGTAGAAAAAATATATAACACAAACAAGTCAAGGAATTGGCATTTTGAATCTATAGCAAATGGTGACCACGGAATTATCTATCAACAAAACGGAAATGAAGTTCTAGAAAACTTGCTGAAAGAATTAATTGAAAATAAAAACGCCAGATAA
- a CDS encoding tyrosine-type recombinase/integrase: MLQTAELLKHKLLIGLIYGCGLRCMEVRNIELRHLDFDRKMLHIVQGKGRKDRYVPLSEHLIRGLKTFIKIENPDQYLFNGNQNRNVEEIDTPNPSSKDFDSRYSQRGVQWAIKTISKKAGITKEVHTHTLRHSFATHLLEDGVPIIMVQKLMGHERIESTMEYLHVCQLSDQQPHSPLDTVFALCRKNGNPN; encoded by the coding sequence ATGCTTCAAACAGCAGAACTCCTGAAACACAAACTGCTCATCGGGCTCATCTACGGCTGCGGACTCCGGTGTATGGAAGTACGGAATATCGAACTCCGGCACTTGGATTTTGACCGAAAGATGCTTCACATTGTACAGGGAAAAGGCCGAAAAGACCGTTATGTTCCGCTTTCCGAGCATTTAATCCGTGGCCTGAAAACTTTTATCAAAATTGAAAATCCGGATCAGTATTTATTTAACGGAAATCAAAACAGGAATGTTGAAGAGATTGATACGCCAAATCCAAGCAGTAAAGATTTTGATTCCCGCTACAGTCAGCGCGGTGTGCAGTGGGCAATTAAAACCATCTCCAAAAAAGCCGGAATCACCAAAGAAGTCCACACCCATACTTTGCGACACAGCTTTGCCACGCATTTGCTGGAAGACGGTGTTCCGATCATCATGGTCCAGAAACTTATGGGCCATGAAAGAATTGAATCGACCATGGAATACCTTCATGTCTGCCAGCTGTCGGATCAGCAACCGCACAGTCCTTTGGATACCGTTTTCGCTTTATGCCGCAAAAATGGAAACCCGAACTAA